Proteins from one Loktanella sp. M215 genomic window:
- a CDS encoding TadE/TadG family type IV pilus assembly protein, with protein MMTQYRSLEMSIRRWWRREDGSLTLEFLIYAPLMFFTFLGTLAFFDAFRAESINEKAAMTIADMLSRETGYINDTYVDGTYGLLQFLTRGDATPDMRISVVRFEEKMKGANTTSKDRYRLVWSEARGSGVHVAMTDEEAMTMLPKLPTMTQDERLIVVETWSNYKTFFNLGFNIAWNTTGNDASEAKPPENILLSSLIFVAPRVGLAQTCFNNTTVEANRIC; from the coding sequence ATGATGACGCAGTATCGGTCGTTAGAAATGTCGATCCGCCGGTGGTGGCGGCGCGAGGATGGATCGCTGACACTCGAATTCCTGATCTATGCCCCATTGATGTTCTTTACGTTTCTGGGGACGCTGGCATTCTTCGATGCCTTCCGGGCCGAGTCCATTAACGAAAAGGCGGCGATGACCATCGCCGACATGCTCAGCCGCGAGACCGGCTATATCAATGATACCTATGTCGACGGCACCTACGGTTTGCTGCAGTTCCTGACACGCGGCGACGCGACGCCGGACATGCGCATCAGCGTCGTGCGATTCGAGGAAAAGATGAAAGGCGCGAACACGACAAGCAAGGACCGCTACCGGCTGGTCTGGTCAGAGGCGCGCGGCAGCGGCGTTCACGTGGCGATGACCGACGAGGAAGCCATGACGATGTTGCCGAAACTGCCGACCATGACGCAGGACGAGCGTCTGATCGTGGTCGAGACATGGTCCAACTACAAGACGTTCTTCAACCTCGGCTTCAATATCGCATGGAACACGACAGGGAACGATGCTTCCGAGGCCAAGCCGCCGGAGAATATCCTGCTGTCTTCGCTGATCTTCGTGGCGCCGCGGGTCGGTCTGGCGCAGACCTGCTTCAACAACACCACGGTCGAGGCGAACCGGATCTGCTGA
- a CDS encoding Glu/Leu/Phe/Val family dehydrogenase, translating to MTQSDMAQPEPSFRESVDIMFNRAVKLMDLSPGLEEKIRVCNATYVVRFGVRLRGAIHTFTGYRSVHSEHMEPVKGGIRYALSVHQDEVEALAALMTYKCALVDAPFGGSKGGLCIDPRAWDEHELEQITRRFAYELIKRDLINPAQNVPAPDMGTGEREMAWIADQYKRMNTTDINGAACVTGKPINAGGIQGRTEATGRGVQFALREFFRHPEDVAKANLTGKLSGKRVIVQGLGNVGYHAAKFLSEEDGCLVTGIIEHDGSLYAEDGLDVEDVKKWIAGHGGVSGYPTATHDANGGTLLEHDCDILIPAALEGVLNMGNADRIKAPLIIEAANGPTTAGADEVLRKKGVVIIPDMYANAGGVTVSYFEWVKNLSHIRFGRMQRRAEEARHQLLVDELERLDDMLEHRWSMTPNFKEKYLRGADELELVRSGLDDTMRTAYQAMRAVWHGRDDVHDLRTAAYLVSIRKVADSYRAKGL from the coding sequence ATGACCCAGTCCGACATGGCACAGCCCGAACCCAGCTTTCGCGAATCCGTCGACATCATGTTCAACCGCGCGGTCAAGCTGATGGATCTGTCGCCGGGGCTGGAGGAAAAGATCAGGGTCTGCAACGCCACCTATGTCGTGCGTTTCGGCGTGCGTTTGCGCGGTGCGATCCACACCTTCACCGGATATCGGTCCGTCCATTCCGAACACATGGAACCGGTCAAGGGTGGCATCCGCTACGCCCTGTCCGTCCATCAGGACGAGGTCGAGGCACTGGCCGCATTGATGACGTACAAATGCGCACTGGTCGATGCGCCTTTCGGCGGGTCCAAGGGCGGGCTGTGCATCGATCCGCGGGCCTGGGACGAACACGAGCTGGAACAGATCACCCGCCGCTTTGCCTACGAGCTGATCAAGCGCGACCTGATCAACCCCGCCCAGAACGTCCCCGCCCCGGACATGGGCACGGGAGAGCGCGAGATGGCGTGGATCGCCGACCAGTACAAGCGCATGAATACCACCGACATCAACGGCGCCGCCTGCGTCACCGGCAAGCCGATCAACGCCGGCGGCATCCAGGGCCGCACCGAGGCGACGGGCCGCGGTGTGCAGTTCGCCCTGCGCGAATTCTTCCGCCACCCCGAGGATGTGGCAAAGGCCAACCTGACCGGCAAGCTGTCGGGCAAGCGCGTCATCGTGCAGGGTCTGGGCAACGTGGGCTATCACGCCGCCAAGTTCCTGAGCGAGGAAGACGGCTGTCTTGTCACCGGGATCATCGAACACGACGGATCGCTTTATGCCGAGGACGGACTGGATGTGGAGGATGTGAAGAAGTGGATCGCGGGCCACGGCGGGGTCTCGGGCTATCCGACGGCCACGCATGACGCCAACGGCGGCACCCTGCTGGAACACGACTGCGACATCCTGATTCCGGCAGCGCTTGAGGGTGTGCTGAACATGGGCAATGCCGACCGCATCAAGGCCCCCCTGATCATCGAGGCGGCGAACGGTCCCACGACGGCGGGCGCCGACGAGGTGCTGCGCAAGAAGGGCGTGGTGATCATCCCCGACATGTATGCCAACGCGGGCGGTGTGACGGTCAGCTACTTCGAATGGGTCAAGAACCTGTCCCACATCCGGTTTGGCCGGATGCAGCGCCGGGCCGAGGAAGCGCGGCACCAGCTGCTGGTCGACGAGTTGGAGCGTCTGGACGACATGCTGGAACACCGCTGGTCGATGACGCCGAATTTCAAGGAAAAGTATCTGCGCGGTGCGGACGAGCTGGAGCTTGTGCGCTCCGGCCTCGATGACACGATGCGCACGGCCTATCAGGCCATGCGCGCCGTCTGGCATGGTCGCGACGATGTCCACGACCTGCGCACCGCCGCCTACCTCGTGTCGATCCGCAAGGTGGCCGACAGCTACCGCGCAAAAGGGTTGTAA
- a CDS encoding DUF952 domain-containing protein, translating to MLIYKIFRGPEWDALQADGSTTGAPVDLADGFIHFSTAAQAEETALKHFADVEGLLLVAVDADALGEDLRWEPSRGGDMFPHLYRPLLDSDVVWHRPLPLVDGQHQFPDMT from the coding sequence ATGCTGATCTATAAAATCTTTCGCGGCCCCGAATGGGACGCCCTGCAGGCGGACGGATCGACGACGGGCGCGCCAGTCGATCTGGCCGATGGTTTCATCCACTTCTCGACCGCCGCTCAGGCCGAGGAGACGGCGCTGAAGCATTTCGCCGATGTCGAGGGGCTGCTGCTGGTCGCCGTCGATGCCGATGCACTGGGCGAGGATCTGCGGTGGGAGCCGTCGCGCGGCGGCGACATGTTCCCGCACCTTTACCGCCCGCTGCTGGACAGCGACGTCGTCTGGCACAGGCCCCTGCCCCTTGTGGACGGGCAGCACCAGTTTCCGGACATGACCTAG
- a CDS encoding TetR/AcrR family transcriptional regulator: MARKQGSHAGITGPKVQDAALHLFARHGFAAVSMRQIAAEVGVQAGALYNYTADKQAMLFDLLRDHMMELASALDAADLTGPPSAQLEAFTRFHIAFHLPRRDVVFLSYMELRNLSPDNYARIAALRRGYEDRLEAILRAGLQAGDFALTDPRVTTLALIALLTGITNWYDPGGRLDAVEVAEVYWDLVRRAVAARPV, encoded by the coding sequence ATGGCGCGCAAACAGGGCTCTCATGCCGGGATCACCGGACCGAAGGTGCAGGACGCCGCGCTGCATCTTTTCGCACGCCACGGCTTTGCTGCCGTGTCGATGCGCCAGATCGCGGCAGAGGTGGGTGTGCAGGCCGGCGCGCTTTACAACTATACCGCCGACAAGCAGGCCATGCTGTTCGATCTTTTGCGTGATCACATGATGGAACTGGCCAGCGCCCTCGATGCCGCCGACCTGACCGGTCCACCTTCCGCGCAGCTGGAGGCCTTTACCCGGTTCCATATCGCGTTCCACCTGCCGCGCCGTGATGTCGTGTTCCTCAGCTACATGGAATTGCGCAACCTTTCGCCCGATAATTACGCCCGTATCGCAGCCCTGCGGCGCGGCTACGAAGACCGGCTGGAGGCGATCCTGCGCGCGGGCCTGCAGGCCGGCGATTTCGCACTGACCGATCCGCGGGTCACGACGCTGGCGCTGATCGCGCTGCTGACCGGCATCACGAACTGGTACGATCCGGGCGGGCGGCTGGACGCGGTAGAGGTGGCAGAGGTCTACTGGGATCTGGTGCGCCGCGCCGTCGCGGCGCGGCCTGTCTGA
- a CDS encoding TadE/TadG family type IV pilus assembly protein has product MTQKHQSTQINRKGPVPRLATFVRSEDGNLFMLAVPLILIMAIWGGIAVDLMRFESRRAMLQGVTDRAVLAAANLNQTQDPKLVVRDYFAKAGMADQLAGDAIVNQGYKRREVTVAGDYELDTFFMRYLGDAYKTLSAQTVSTAMQGVGAVEVSLVLDLSGSMANTIGSTSTTRIEKLRTAASSFVTKLLLPEYKDRISISLVPYSEQVNIGPDLFDLLKINPGTKHNFSHCIELPASEFTKVTFNDSLFYEQTQNIQTNGYGSGSYRDYNNPNLDQPVCPRFDYERIIPISQNATKLTTAINKLQPRAGTSIFLGLKWATTLLDPSFQSVIKRLPTGTIDTSFAERPEPYDPDKSKGQTIRSLKYIVLMTDGYNDNSYRLYSEHYDDPSERLYWAYHNLPWVTYSSAGPQAPEARFFSRTNKFYTDTQGAGYMDSMCDAAKTAGIIIYTISMSGDNNGPQDIAGRTAMEKCASTKNHFFKTSGQELNEIFDRIAKQITDLRLTQ; this is encoded by the coding sequence ATGACACAGAAACATCAGTCGACGCAGATCAACCGCAAGGGTCCGGTGCCGCGCCTTGCGACATTTGTGCGCTCGGAAGACGGCAACCTGTTCATGCTGGCCGTGCCGCTGATCCTCATCATGGCGATCTGGGGCGGCATCGCGGTCGATCTGATGCGCTTCGAATCCCGCCGGGCGATGCTGCAGGGCGTCACCGACCGCGCCGTGCTTGCCGCCGCAAACCTGAACCAGACCCAGGACCCCAAGCTTGTCGTGCGCGATTATTTCGCCAAGGCCGGGATGGCCGACCAGCTGGCCGGCGATGCCATTGTGAACCAGGGCTACAAGCGCCGCGAGGTCACGGTCGCGGGCGATTACGAACTTGACACCTTTTTCATGCGCTACCTCGGCGACGCCTACAAGACGCTGTCGGCGCAGACGGTCTCGACCGCCATGCAGGGCGTCGGCGCGGTTGAAGTGTCACTGGTGCTTGACCTGTCGGGTTCTATGGCGAACACGATCGGAAGCACCTCCACGACGCGGATCGAGAAGCTGCGGACCGCCGCCTCCAGTTTCGTGACGAAATTGCTGCTGCCCGAATACAAGGACCGGATCTCGATCTCGCTGGTCCCCTATTCCGAACAGGTCAACATCGGCCCGGATCTGTTCGATTTGTTGAAAATCAATCCGGGCACAAAACACAACTTCTCTCACTGCATCGAGCTGCCGGCATCGGAATTTACCAAGGTCACCTTCAACGATTCGCTGTTTTACGAGCAGACGCAGAACATCCAGACCAACGGCTATGGGTCGGGAAGCTACCGGGACTACAACAACCCGAATCTGGACCAGCCGGTCTGCCCGCGATTCGACTACGAACGCATTATCCCGATCAGCCAGAATGCGACCAAGCTGACGACCGCGATCAACAAGTTGCAGCCTCGCGCCGGCACCTCGATCTTTCTGGGATTGAAATGGGCGACGACCCTGCTTGATCCGTCGTTTCAATCGGTCATCAAACGGTTGCCCACAGGCACCATCGACACGTCGTTCGCCGAGCGGCCGGAACCCTATGACCCGGACAAGAGCAAGGGTCAGACGATCCGGTCCTTGAAGTACATCGTCCTGATGACGGACGGCTACAACGACAACTCTTATCGTCTTTACAGCGAGCATTACGACGACCCAAGCGAGCGCCTCTACTGGGCCTATCACAACCTGCCTTGGGTCACGTATTCATCGGCAGGACCCCAAGCACCGGAAGCGCGGTTCTTCAGCCGAACCAACAAGTTTTACACGGACACCCAGGGTGCCGGCTATATGGACAGCATGTGCGATGCCGCCAAGACTGCGGGGATCATCATCTATACCATCTCGATGTCGGGCGACAACAACGGGCCCCAGGACATCGCCGGCCGCACCGCCATGGAAAAATGCGCCAGCACCAAGAACCACTTCTTCAAGACCTCCGGCCAAGAGCTGAACGAGATCTTCGACCGGATTGCCAAGCAGATCACCGATTTGAGGCTGACCCAATGA
- a CDS encoding TadE/TadG family type IV pilus assembly protein, with product MMRHRDRHPATAPSRIPGRLTILLRRFRRSEAGTSTFEFMILFPVVWMMFGLTMESGMYSMQQVMLERGLDLTVRDVRLGVMDNPTRETLIAQTCAYALILNNCESSLRMEMIPADVRSWTAIPREVPCIDRSEVGIPVMNITNGDNNDLMVLRACVLIKPLLPLAEFGRTLVESNDKSNDEYALSVTSSYVMEPFK from the coding sequence ATGATGCGACATCGCGACAGGCATCCCGCGACGGCACCCAGCCGCATTCCCGGTCGGCTGACGATACTTCTACGGCGTTTCAGACGGTCCGAAGCAGGCACGTCCACGTTCGAATTCATGATATTGTTCCCGGTCGTCTGGATGATGTTCGGCCTGACAATGGAATCGGGCATGTATTCCATGCAGCAGGTGATGCTGGAACGCGGTCTGGATCTGACCGTGCGCGACGTGCGCCTGGGCGTCATGGACAATCCAACGCGCGAGACGCTGATCGCGCAGACCTGCGCATACGCCCTGATCCTCAACAACTGCGAAAGCAGTCTTCGCATGGAAATGATCCCCGCCGACGTCCGCAGCTGGACGGCCATTCCACGCGAAGTGCCCTGCATCGACCGCAGCGAGGTTGGCATTCCGGTCATGAACATCACGAACGGTGACAACAACGATCTGATGGTCCTGCGCGCCTGCGTGCTGATCAAGCCTCTGCTGCCGCTGGCAGAATTCGGCCGCACGTTGGTCGAAAGCAATGACAAGAGTAACGACGAATACGCACTGTCTGTCACATCGTCCTATGTCATGGAGCCGTTCAAATGA
- a CDS encoding homoserine dehydrogenase encodes MSDPLRLGIAGLGTVGVGIVRIVQTHADLLAARAGRPIVITAVSARSQKDRGVDLSGYAWESDPTALAARDDVDVVIEVMGGHDGPAKALSEAALKAGKDLVSANKALLAIHGQALAETAEAAGRVIRFEAAVAGGIPVVKSLIEGLAGNAISRVLGVMNGSCNYILTRMEDAGLTYAEVFEEANQLGYLEADPELDVGGIDAGHKLALLAAIAFGTQVDFDGVALEGIGSVTIEDIRQAADMGYKIKLLGVAQMTGRGLEQRMSPCLVPVGSPLAQLQGGTNMVVLEGDAVGQIVLRGAGAGEGPTASAVMADVLDLARGTRYPTFGQPASSLRRARAATAAIPAPYYLRLQLLDKPGALAKVATVLGDAGVSIDRMRQYDHTDTAAPVLIVTHKTTRAALDEALARFADTGVVTATPVAIRIEAV; translated from the coding sequence ATGTCAGACCCCCTTCGCCTTGGTATTGCAGGATTGGGCACCGTGGGCGTCGGAATCGTGCGGATCGTGCAGACCCACGCCGATCTGCTTGCCGCCCGCGCGGGGCGGCCCATCGTCATCACCGCCGTCTCGGCCCGGTCGCAAAAGGACCGCGGCGTCGATCTGTCGGGCTATGCCTGGGAAAGCGATCCCACGGCCCTTGCCGCGCGCGACGACGTCGATGTGGTGATCGAGGTGATGGGCGGCCACGACGGCCCGGCAAAGGCCCTGAGCGAGGCCGCGCTGAAAGCCGGCAAGGATCTGGTCAGTGCCAACAAGGCGCTGCTGGCGATCCACGGGCAGGCCCTGGCCGAAACCGCCGAGGCTGCCGGTCGCGTGATCCGGTTCGAGGCCGCCGTCGCCGGTGGCATCCCCGTGGTCAAATCCCTGATCGAGGGTCTGGCCGGCAACGCGATCAGCCGGGTGCTGGGCGTGATGAACGGCAGCTGCAACTATATCCTGACCCGGATGGAGGACGCGGGCCTGACCTATGCCGAGGTCTTCGAAGAGGCCAATCAGTTGGGCTACCTCGAGGCGGACCCGGAACTGGATGTGGGCGGCATCGATGCGGGCCACAAACTGGCGCTGCTGGCGGCCATTGCCTTTGGCACACAGGTCGATTTTGACGGTGTGGCACTCGAAGGCATCGGGTCCGTCACGATCGAGGATATCCGGCAGGCCGCCGACATGGGCTACAAGATCAAGCTGCTGGGCGTGGCGCAGATGACCGGGCGCGGGCTTGAACAGCGCATGTCCCCTTGCCTTGTTCCCGTAGGATCGCCCTTGGCGCAGTTGCAGGGCGGCACCAACATGGTCGTGCTGGAAGGCGACGCCGTGGGCCAGATCGTGCTGCGCGGTGCGGGCGCGGGTGAAGGCCCAACCGCCAGCGCCGTGATGGCCGACGTCCTCGATCTGGCGCGCGGCACGCGCTATCCGACCTTTGGCCAGCCCGCCAGCAGCCTGCGCCGCGCACGGGCCGCCACGGCCGCGATCCCCGCGCCCTATTACCTGCGCCTGCAACTGCTGGACAAGCCCGGCGCGCTGGCCAAGGTCGCGACGGTGCTGGGCGACGCCGGTGTCAGCATCGACCGGATGCGCCAGTACGACCACACGGATACGGCAGCACCGGTGCTGATCGTCACCCACAAGACGACGCGGGCCGCGCTGGACGAGGCGCTGGCCCGGTTCGCGGACACCGGCGTCGTCACCGCCACACCCGTCGCGATCCGGATCGAAGCCGTCTGA
- a CDS encoding quinone-dependent dihydroorotate dehydrogenase, which produces MYRHLEDLALLALQQIDPERAHGLALQALTMGLGPSGGPVTSPRLRTVVAGLDLPNPVGLAAGFDKNAVALRPLSRCGFGFIEVGAATPRPQPGNPKPRLFRLMQDGAAINRFGFNNDGAEAIAKRLKAHKGIVGLNLGANKESDYRAGDFARVLAMCGADVDFATVNVSSPNTERLRDLQGKAALSALLSGVMQANAALANPIPIFLKIAPDLSEVEIADLAEVANSSGIAGLIATNTTLARDGLHGPHRDEKGGLSGQPLFERSTRVLAQLAGLTRLPIIGVGGVGSAEQAYQKIRAGASAVQLYTALVYGGIRLASEIAEGLDALLARDGFATVADAVGSGRADWT; this is translated from the coding sequence ATGTATCGCCACCTCGAAGATCTGGCCCTGCTCGCGTTGCAGCAGATAGACCCGGAGCGCGCCCACGGGTTGGCGCTGCAGGCGCTGACCATGGGTCTGGGGCCATCGGGCGGGCCTGTCACATCACCGCGGTTGCGCACGGTCGTGGCAGGCCTTGATCTGCCCAACCCGGTCGGGCTGGCGGCGGGATTCGACAAGAATGCCGTAGCCCTGCGCCCCCTGTCGCGCTGCGGCTTCGGTTTCATCGAAGTCGGTGCCGCCACCCCGCGCCCGCAGCCGGGCAATCCCAAGCCGCGCCTGTTCCGCCTGATGCAGGACGGTGCCGCAATCAACCGCTTCGGGTTCAACAACGACGGGGCCGAGGCGATTGCCAAGCGGTTGAAAGCCCACAAGGGCATCGTCGGCCTAAACCTTGGGGCGAACAAGGAATCGGACTACCGCGCTGGCGATTTTGCGCGGGTGTTGGCCATGTGCGGTGCCGATGTGGATTTCGCCACCGTCAACGTCTCCTCCCCGAATACAGAGCGGCTGCGCGACCTGCAGGGAAAGGCCGCACTCTCCGCTCTGCTGTCCGGTGTGATGCAGGCAAATGCAGCATTGGCCAACCCGATCCCGATTTTTCTGAAGATCGCACCGGACCTGTCCGAGGTCGAGATTGCGGATCTTGCGGAGGTGGCGAATTCCTCTGGCATCGCCGGGTTGATCGCCACCAACACAACGCTTGCGCGTGACGGCCTGCATGGCCCGCACAGGGACGAAAAGGGCGGCCTGTCAGGCCAGCCGCTGTTCGAACGCTCAACCCGCGTGCTGGCCCAGCTTGCCGGTCTGACCCGGCTGCCGATCATCGGCGTCGGCGGCGTCGGCTCGGCAGAGCAGGCCTATCAGAAGATCCGCGCCGGGGCATCGGCGGTGCAGCTTTACACCGCACTCGTCTACGGCGGCATCCGGCTGGCCAGCGAGATCGCGGAAGGTCTTGATGCCCTGCTGGCGCGCGACGGTTTTGCCACCGTGGCGGATGCCGTTGGCAGCGGGCGCGCGGACTGGACCTGA
- the glpX gene encoding class II fructose-bisphosphatase, whose product MPPVTDFNDRTLSLGLARVSEAAAIACAPLIGRGDEKAADQAAVDAMRTQLNKLDIAGVVVIGEGERDEAPMLFIGEEVGTGKGPGVDIALDPLEGTTLTAKDMPNALAVIAMGPRGSMLHAPDVYMDKLAIGPGFKTGVVTLDMTPSERVSALAAAKGCSINDITVCVLERPRHEDMIAEIRSTGAAIRLITDGDVAGVMHCAEAARTGIDMYMGSGGAPEGVLAAAALKCMGGQIFGRLMFRNDDERGRATKAGITNFDRVYTRDDMVTGDVIFAATGVTDGSLLPGIKREPGFVTAETMLMRSKTGSVRLMRYRNPVA is encoded by the coding sequence ATGCCCCCCGTCACCGATTTCAACGACCGCACCCTGTCGCTTGGCCTTGCCCGCGTGTCAGAAGCCGCCGCCATCGCCTGCGCCCCCCTGATCGGCCGCGGCGACGAGAAGGCCGCCGATCAGGCCGCCGTGGACGCCATGCGCACGCAGCTCAACAAGCTCGACATCGCCGGTGTCGTCGTCATCGGCGAAGGCGAGCGTGACGAGGCGCCGATGCTCTTCATCGGCGAGGAGGTCGGCACCGGCAAGGGGCCCGGCGTGGACATCGCGCTCGACCCGTTGGAAGGCACGACGCTGACCGCCAAGGACATGCCCAACGCGCTGGCCGTCATTGCGATGGGACCGCGCGGCAGCATGCTGCACGCCCCCGACGTCTATATGGATAAGCTGGCCATAGGTCCGGGGTTCAAGACCGGCGTCGTCACGCTGGATATGACACCGTCAGAGCGGGTCTCGGCGCTGGCGGCGGCCAAGGGCTGTTCGATCAACGACATTACCGTCTGCGTGCTGGAACGCCCGCGCCACGAGGACATGATCGCCGAGATCCGGTCCACCGGCGCCGCGATCCGTCTGATCACCGACGGCGACGTGGCCGGTGTCATGCACTGCGCCGAAGCGGCACGTACGGGCATCGACATGTACATGGGCTCCGGCGGCGCACCCGAGGGCGTGCTGGCGGCAGCAGCACTGAAATGCATGGGCGGCCAGATCTTCGGCCGCCTGATGTTCCGCAACGACGACGAACGGGGACGCGCCACCAAGGCGGGCATCACGAATTTCGACCGGGTCTATACCCGCGACGACATGGTGACCGGCGACGTGATCTTTGCCGCAACCGGCGTGACCGACGGCTCCTTGCTGCCGGGGATCAAGCGCGAACCCGGCTTCGTCACGGCAGAAACCATGCTGATGCGGTCCAAGACTGGATCGGTGCGCCTCATGCGGTATCGCAACCCGGTGGCGTAA
- a CDS encoding bifunctional metallophosphatase/5'-nucleotidase, with product MIARILGTTAALALTASAASADYSLTIFHTNDFHDRFEPISKYDGPCAAEDNTAGECFGGEARLVTALEAARAQTENSILVDGGDQFQGTLFYTQYKGTMTAEFMNKLGYDAMTVGNHEFDDGPEVLGAFVDAVNFPILMSNADLSGEALLADKIVKSTIIEKKGEKIGLIGLTPVDTDELSSSGPNVIFTQPAEAVQGEVDKLTAEGVDKIIVLSHSGYQVDQDVAANTTGVDVIVGGHDNTLLGDMEGAKGKYPTMVGDTAIVQAYAYGKYLGELNVTFDDAGVITEASGQPILMDGSVAEDQPTVDRIAELAQPLEAIRNEVIGETTEAIDGSRDVCRAMECSGGNLIADAMLARVKDQGIQVAITNGGGIRAGIDAGEVTKGEVLTVLPFQNTLSTFQVPGQVLLEALENGVSEMADGGGRFPQVAGMTFTVDPAAEVGSRISDVMVGGAPLDPAATYGVVSNNFVRNGGDGYKMFQTAENAYDFGPDLADVVADYIAENGAYTPYTDGRITVN from the coding sequence ATGATCGCACGCATCCTTGGCACGACCGCCGCACTGGCGCTGACCGCCAGCGCCGCCAGCGCCGACTACAGCCTGACCATCTTTCACACGAACGATTTCCATGACCGGTTCGAGCCGATCAGCAAGTACGATGGTCCCTGCGCCGCCGAGGACAACACAGCCGGCGAGTGCTTTGGTGGCGAAGCGCGCCTTGTGACGGCACTGGAAGCGGCCCGCGCGCAGACCGAGAATTCGATCCTCGTGGATGGCGGCGACCAGTTTCAGGGCACGCTGTTCTATACCCAGTACAAGGGCACGATGACCGCCGAGTTCATGAACAAGCTGGGTTATGACGCGATGACCGTGGGCAACCATGAATTCGACGATGGACCTGAAGTGCTGGGCGCATTCGTCGATGCCGTCAACTTTCCGATCCTGATGTCGAACGCCGATCTGTCGGGCGAGGCGCTGCTGGCCGACAAGATCGTCAAGTCCACGATCATCGAGAAGAAGGGCGAAAAGATCGGCCTGATCGGCCTGACCCCCGTCGATACCGACGAACTCTCCAGTTCCGGCCCCAACGTGATCTTCACCCAGCCCGCCGAAGCGGTGCAGGGCGAGGTCGACAAGCTGACCGCCGAGGGCGTAGACAAGATCATCGTCCTGTCGCATTCCGGCTACCAGGTCGATCAAGACGTGGCGGCCAATACCACCGGCGTCGACGTGATCGTGGGTGGCCACGACAACACCCTGCTGGGCGACATGGAAGGGGCCAAGGGCAAGTATCCCACCATGGTCGGCGACACCGCGATCGTGCAGGCCTATGCCTACGGCAAGTATCTGGGCGAGCTGAACGTGACCTTCGACGATGCGGGCGTCATCACCGAAGCCTCCGGCCAGCCGATCCTGATGGACGGCTCCGTGGCCGAGGATCAGCCGACCGTGGACCGCATCGCGGAACTGGCGCAACCGCTGGAGGCGATCCGCAACGAGGTCATCGGCGAGACGACCGAGGCCATCGATGGCAGCCGTGACGTCTGCCGCGCGATGGAATGTTCGGGCGGCAACCTGATCGCCGACGCCATGCTGGCGCGGGTCAAGGATCAGGGCATTCAGGTCGCCATCACCAACGGCGGCGGCATCCGTGCGGGCATCGACGCGGGCGAGGTGACCAAGGGCGAGGTGCTGACGGTGCTGCCGTTCCAGAACACGCTGTCCACCTTCCAGGTGCCGGGGCAGGTCCTGCTGGAGGCGCTGGAGAATGGCGTGTCCGAGATGGCCGACGGCGGCGGTCGTTTCCCGCAGGTGGCGGGCATGACCTTTACCGTCGATCCGGCGGCAGAGGTGGGCAGCCGCATCAGCGACGTGATGGTGGGCGGCGCACCGCTTGATCCCGCGGCGACCTATGGCGTGGTGTCCAACAACTTCGTGCGCAACGGCGGCGACGGCTACAAGATGTTCCAGACGGCGGAAAACGCCTATGACTTCGGCCCGGATCTGGCGGATGTCGTGGCGGACTACATTGCCGAAAACGGGGCCTACACGCCCTATACCGATGGCCGCATCACGGTGAACTAA